A window from Triplophysa dalaica isolate WHDGS20190420 chromosome 3, ASM1584641v1, whole genome shotgun sequence encodes these proteins:
- the paxip1 gene encoding PAX-interacting protein 1 isoform X2, with translation MSEDDLKVPEELFKDVKFYVVGDIDQKVVRLLKAGKGKEVSYNALATHIIAEDGDNPEVGESREVFDLPVVKPNWVILSVKCGDLLPVTGFSPESGQLFFGVTACLPHLSGDLNALWALITFHGGDCQLHFNKKCTHLVVPEPKGAKYECALRHSNIKIVTQEWILDTVKDKNRKEEALYHPRLTVYEAPEEEGSEYENERSSDGSYSDRRSPRSRRSSPTSSRDGSPVGRRRRSPSPKQRKPELMFDDSDDSSPEKEDRNLNWTPAEVPQPGPAKRRLQPGKETGLINLCTSVPPVPGGFGVPDARMGGPGVSLGVERPEGVGGWNPAARTLRNITNNTDTQQTSRPSNVAHILQSLSASSKGVEHIGNQGQPGVPNQILFNPVKTQQQLPAEAQQQLLQQQQQQSHQLPQQQQQQQHPQQMAQPHTMMHLQTQLHHQQQQQQQQQQQQQQQQQQQQQQQQQQQQQQQQQQQQPPPQQQPQQGFPQMPQQSHQFLQQQMHPQMYAQQHTFQQQQMRPQQLPRPPLQQRHALQQHLQQLQQHRLQLQLQQQQQQQQQQQQQNQQHMHQQHLQQQQQQHFLQQQQLQQQQHMQQQLQQQQHMQQQLQNQQGPQHQTQAAPQPPMMTAQSHQLFGHEPGQEIPEDGFLAGCVFAIADYPEQMPDKQLLASWKRIIQAYGGTVDSALSRCTHLLCESQVSNTYVQALREGKRCVTAHWLNTVLKKKRMVPPHRTLHLPFNFPPGAKPCSQHIISVTGFVESDRDDLKLMAYLTGSRYTGYLCRSNTVLICKEPSGLKYEKAKEWRIPCVNAQWLCDILLGNFEALRQIQHSRYSQFNLPDPLAPNPHLVHNLLSAWRVPVKVSPEVLTSLRLQQKQKQTDASLQPPSKKPKLEELPTPTKKLPPESTPYVYFTGFEPLHAQQYIKKLYDLGGEVADSAQKCTHLVANKVTRTVKFLTAISVVKHIVTPEWLEESWKSQKFVDEQSYMLRDAEAEVLFCFSLEESLKRAHTTPVFKGKYFYITPGICPSPNTMKVIVESAGGKVLSKQPTYRKIMEHKQNKNLPEIILVSCDNDLHLCREYFLKNIDVHNAELILTGVLTQSLDYESYKFT, from the exons ATGTCGGAGGACGATTTAAAAGTACCGGAAGAGCTTTTCAAGGATGTGAAGTTCTACGTGGTGGGAGACATCGATCAGAAG GTTGTGCGACTCCTGAAAGCAGGGAAAGGGAAAGAAGTGTCTTACAATGCACTCGCCACCCACATTATAGCAGAAGATGGAGATAATCCTGAGGTTGGAGAGTCCAGGGAGGTCTTTGACTTGCCTGTTGTGAAG ccAAATTGGGTGATACTGTCTGTAAAATGTGGAGACCTGCTACC AGTTACTGGATTTTCGCCAGAGTCTGGACAGTTATTCTTTGGTGTTACAGCTTGTCTACCACAT CTTTCAGGGGATCTGAATGCACTTTGGGCCTTGATAACATTTCATGGAGGTGACTGTCAGCTTCATTTCAACAAGAAATGCACCCATCTGGTTGTTCCTGAACCAAAAGGG GCAAAGTATGAGTGTGCTTTGCGGCATAGCAACATTAAGATTGTAACCCAAGAATGGATTTTGGACactgtaaaagacaaaaacaggaAGGAAGAGGCTCTATATCATCCACGCCTTACAGTATACGAGGCACCTGAAGAAGAGGGTAGCGAATATGAAAATGAGAGAAGTTCTGATGGGAGCTACAGCGACAGACGGTCACCTCGCAGCCGACGGTCCAGCCCTACATCATCCCGTGACGGTTCTCCAGTAGGCAGGCGTAGACGTTCACCCTCACCCAAACAGAGGAAACCTGAATTGATGTTTGATGACTCGGACGACTCGTCCCCAGAAAAGGAGGATCGCAACCTCAACTGGACCCCAGCTGAGGTGCCGCAGCCTGGTCCCGCCAAGCGTCGTCTCCAACCTGGCAAAGAAACAGGTTTGATCAATCTCTGTACCAGTGTTCCACCTGTACCTGGAGGCTTTGGCGTGCCAGATGCTCGGATGGGCGGCCCAGGTGTGTCTCTCGGGGTGGAGAGACCAGAGGGGGTGGGTGGATGGAATCCAGCTGCCAGGACGCTTAGGAATATTACtaacaacacagacacacaacagacCTCACGACCCTCCAATGTGGCACAT ATCCTTCAGAGTCTTTCGGCCTCCTCTAAAGGTGTGGAGCACATCGGAAATCAAGGTCAGCCTGGAGTTCCCAACCAGATTCTGTTTAATCCAGTCAAGACTCAACAACAGCTCCCAGCCGAAGCACAGCAGCAGTTATTgcaacagcaacaacagcagTCACATCAgctaccacaacaacaacagcagcagcaacatCCACAACAGATGGCACAACCGCATACCATGATGCATCTTCAGACGCAGCTGCAccaccagcagcagcagcagcagcaacaacaacaacagcagcagcagcagcaacaacaacaacaacaacaacagcagcagcagcagcagcagcagcaacaacaacaacaacaaccaccCCCACAACAACAGCCACAGCAAGGCTTCCCTCAAATGCCTCAGCAATCTCATCAGTTCCTACAGCAGCAGATGCATCCGCAGATGTATGCGCAACAGCACACATTCCAACAGCAACAAATGCGACCACAGCAGCTCCCTAGGCCGCCCTTGCAGCAGAGGCATGCGTTGCAGCAACACTTGCAGCAGTTACAGCAGCATAGGCTTCAGTTGCagttacaacaacaacagcagcaacagcagcagcagcagcagcaaaaCCAGCAACACATGCACCAGCAGCATttgcagcagcagcagcaacagcatTTCCTGCAACAGCagcaactgcagcagcagcaacaCATGCAGCagcaactgcagcagcagcaacaCATGCAGCAACAACTGCAGAACCAACAAGGTCCTCAGCATCAGACCCAGGCCGCACCTCAACCTCCAATGATGACTGCACAGTCACACCAACTGTTTGGCCATGAACCAGGCCAAGAGA TTCCCGAGGACGGTTTTCTGGCTGGCTGTGTGTTTGCCATTGCTGACTACCCAGAGCAGATGCCTGATAAACAGTTACTGGCCTCATGGAAAAGA aTCATTCAGGCATATGGAGGGACTGTGGACTCCGCTCTGAGTCGCTGCACTCATTTACTCTGTGAGAGTCAAGTCAGCAATACGTATGTCCAG GCTCTGAGAGAGGGTAAGCGCTGTGTGACTGCTCACTGGCTTAACACTGTTCTCAAGAAGAAAAGAATGGTCCCCCCTCACAGGACCCTTCATCTTCCCTTCAATTTCCCTCCGGGGGCAAAGCCCTGCTCGCAGCAT ATTATCTCGGTGACTGGATTCGTGGAAAGTGACCGTGATGATCTAAAGCTAATGGCCTATCTTACAGGATCCAGATACACGGGCTATCTGTGTCGAAGCAACACTGTGCTCATCTGTAAAGA ACCAAGTGGGCTGAAATATGAAAAGGCGAAGGAGTGGAGGATCCCGTGTGTAAACGCCCAATGGCTGTGCGACATTTTACTGGGAAACTTCGAAGCTCTGCGGCAGATCCAGCACAGCAGATACTCTCAGTTCAATTTGCCTGATCCGTTGGCACCCAACCCACATCTTGTGCACAATCTTCTGA GTGCTTGGCGCGTTCCTGTGAAGGTCTCACCGGAGGTGTTGACG AGCTTGCGTCTGCAGCAGAAACAGAAGCAGACGGATGCTAGCTTGCAGCCGCCCAGCAAGAAGCCCAA ACTTGAAGAGTTGCCAACACCTACTAAAAAGCTTCCCCCCGAGTCCACGCCCTACGTGTACTTCACAGGCTTTGAACCACTACATGCTCAGCAGTACATAAAG AAATTGTATGATCTTGGAGGTGAAGTTGCTGACAGCGCTCAGAAGTGCACTCATCTGGTTGCCAACAAAGTGACAAGAACGGTGAAGTTCCTCACTGCAATATCTGTAGTTAAGCACATAGTCACTCCCGAGTGGCTGGAGGAAAGCTGGAAAAGCCAGAAATTTGTGG ATGAGCAGAGCTATATGCTTCGAGATGCAGAGGCAGAGGTGCTGTTCTGTTTCAGTCTGGAGGAGTCACTGAAGAGAGCTCACACAACACCGGTCTTCAAG GGGAAGTATTTCTATATAACACCAGGAATCTGTCCGAGCCCTAACACAATGAAAGTTATAGTGGAGAGCGCCGGAGGGAAAGTGCTCTCGAAGCAGCCCACCTACCGCAAGATCATGGAGCACAAGCAGAACAAG AATTTGCCGGAGATCATTTTAGTATCCTGTGACAACGACCTGCATTTGTGCAGAGagtatttcctgaaaaacattg atgTGCATAATGCTGAGCTGATATTAACAGGAGTGCTGACGCAGTCTTTGGACTACGAAT CATATAAATTTACATGA
- the paxip1 gene encoding PAX-interacting protein 1 isoform X1, whose protein sequence is MSEDDLKVPEELFKDVKFYVVGDIDQKVVRLLKAGKGKEVSYNALATHIIAEDGDNPEVGESREVFDLPVVKPNWVILSVKCGDLLPVTGFSPESGQLFFGVTACLPHLSGDLNALWALITFHGGDCQLHFNKKCTHLVVPEPKGAKYECALRHSNIKIVTQEWILDTVKDKNRKEEALYHPRLTVYEAPEEEGSEYENERSSDGSYSDRRSPRSRRSSPTSSRDGSPVGRRRRSPSPKQRKPELMFDDSDDSSPEKEDRNLNWTPAEVPQPGPAKRRLQPGKETGLINLCTSVPPVPGGFGVPDARMGGPGVSLGVERPEGVGGWNPAARTLRNITNNTDTQQTSRPSNVAHILQSLSASSKGVEHIGNQGQPGVPNQILFNPVKTQQQLPAEAQQQLLQQQQQQSHQLPQQQQQQQHPQQMAQPHTMMHLQTQLHHQQQQQQQQQQQQQQQQQQQQQQQQQQQQQQQQQQQQPPPQQQPQQGFPQMPQQSHQFLQQQMHPQMYAQQHTFQQQQMRPQQLPRPPLQQRHALQQHLQQLQQHRLQLQLQQQQQQQQQQQQQNQQHMHQQHLQQQQQQHFLQQQQLQQQQHMQQQLQQQQHMQQQLQNQQGPQHQTQAAPQPPMMTAQSHQLFGHEPGQEIPEDGFLAGCVFAIADYPEQMPDKQLLASWKRIIQAYGGTVDSALSRCTHLLCESQVSNTYVQALREGKRCVTAHWLNTVLKKKRMVPPHRTLHLPFNFPPGAKPCSQHIISVTGFVESDRDDLKLMAYLTGSRYTGYLCRSNTVLICKEPSGLKYEKAKEWRIPCVNAQWLCDILLGNFEALRQIQHSRYSQFNLPDPLAPNPHLVHNLLSAWRVPVKVSPEVLTSLRLQQKQKQTDASLQPPSKKPKLEELPTPTKKLPPESTPYVYFTGFEPLHAQQYIKKLYDLGGEVADSAQKCTHLVANKVTRTVKFLTAISVVKHIVTPEWLEESWKSQKFVDEQSYMLRDAEAEVLFCFSLEESLKRAHTTPVFKGKYFYITPGICPSPNTMKVIVESAGGKVLSKQPTYRKIMEHKQNKNLPEIILVSCDNDLHLCREYFLKNIDVHNAELILTGVLTQSLDYESYPFKMHTGFRE, encoded by the exons ATGTCGGAGGACGATTTAAAAGTACCGGAAGAGCTTTTCAAGGATGTGAAGTTCTACGTGGTGGGAGACATCGATCAGAAG GTTGTGCGACTCCTGAAAGCAGGGAAAGGGAAAGAAGTGTCTTACAATGCACTCGCCACCCACATTATAGCAGAAGATGGAGATAATCCTGAGGTTGGAGAGTCCAGGGAGGTCTTTGACTTGCCTGTTGTGAAG ccAAATTGGGTGATACTGTCTGTAAAATGTGGAGACCTGCTACC AGTTACTGGATTTTCGCCAGAGTCTGGACAGTTATTCTTTGGTGTTACAGCTTGTCTACCACAT CTTTCAGGGGATCTGAATGCACTTTGGGCCTTGATAACATTTCATGGAGGTGACTGTCAGCTTCATTTCAACAAGAAATGCACCCATCTGGTTGTTCCTGAACCAAAAGGG GCAAAGTATGAGTGTGCTTTGCGGCATAGCAACATTAAGATTGTAACCCAAGAATGGATTTTGGACactgtaaaagacaaaaacaggaAGGAAGAGGCTCTATATCATCCACGCCTTACAGTATACGAGGCACCTGAAGAAGAGGGTAGCGAATATGAAAATGAGAGAAGTTCTGATGGGAGCTACAGCGACAGACGGTCACCTCGCAGCCGACGGTCCAGCCCTACATCATCCCGTGACGGTTCTCCAGTAGGCAGGCGTAGACGTTCACCCTCACCCAAACAGAGGAAACCTGAATTGATGTTTGATGACTCGGACGACTCGTCCCCAGAAAAGGAGGATCGCAACCTCAACTGGACCCCAGCTGAGGTGCCGCAGCCTGGTCCCGCCAAGCGTCGTCTCCAACCTGGCAAAGAAACAGGTTTGATCAATCTCTGTACCAGTGTTCCACCTGTACCTGGAGGCTTTGGCGTGCCAGATGCTCGGATGGGCGGCCCAGGTGTGTCTCTCGGGGTGGAGAGACCAGAGGGGGTGGGTGGATGGAATCCAGCTGCCAGGACGCTTAGGAATATTACtaacaacacagacacacaacagacCTCACGACCCTCCAATGTGGCACAT ATCCTTCAGAGTCTTTCGGCCTCCTCTAAAGGTGTGGAGCACATCGGAAATCAAGGTCAGCCTGGAGTTCCCAACCAGATTCTGTTTAATCCAGTCAAGACTCAACAACAGCTCCCAGCCGAAGCACAGCAGCAGTTATTgcaacagcaacaacagcagTCACATCAgctaccacaacaacaacagcagcagcaacatCCACAACAGATGGCACAACCGCATACCATGATGCATCTTCAGACGCAGCTGCAccaccagcagcagcagcagcagcaacaacaacaacagcagcagcagcagcaacaacaacaacaacaacaacagcagcagcagcagcagcagcagcaacaacaacaacaacaaccaccCCCACAACAACAGCCACAGCAAGGCTTCCCTCAAATGCCTCAGCAATCTCATCAGTTCCTACAGCAGCAGATGCATCCGCAGATGTATGCGCAACAGCACACATTCCAACAGCAACAAATGCGACCACAGCAGCTCCCTAGGCCGCCCTTGCAGCAGAGGCATGCGTTGCAGCAACACTTGCAGCAGTTACAGCAGCATAGGCTTCAGTTGCagttacaacaacaacagcagcaacagcagcagcagcagcagcaaaaCCAGCAACACATGCACCAGCAGCATttgcagcagcagcagcaacagcatTTCCTGCAACAGCagcaactgcagcagcagcaacaCATGCAGCagcaactgcagcagcagcaacaCATGCAGCAACAACTGCAGAACCAACAAGGTCCTCAGCATCAGACCCAGGCCGCACCTCAACCTCCAATGATGACTGCACAGTCACACCAACTGTTTGGCCATGAACCAGGCCAAGAGA TTCCCGAGGACGGTTTTCTGGCTGGCTGTGTGTTTGCCATTGCTGACTACCCAGAGCAGATGCCTGATAAACAGTTACTGGCCTCATGGAAAAGA aTCATTCAGGCATATGGAGGGACTGTGGACTCCGCTCTGAGTCGCTGCACTCATTTACTCTGTGAGAGTCAAGTCAGCAATACGTATGTCCAG GCTCTGAGAGAGGGTAAGCGCTGTGTGACTGCTCACTGGCTTAACACTGTTCTCAAGAAGAAAAGAATGGTCCCCCCTCACAGGACCCTTCATCTTCCCTTCAATTTCCCTCCGGGGGCAAAGCCCTGCTCGCAGCAT ATTATCTCGGTGACTGGATTCGTGGAAAGTGACCGTGATGATCTAAAGCTAATGGCCTATCTTACAGGATCCAGATACACGGGCTATCTGTGTCGAAGCAACACTGTGCTCATCTGTAAAGA ACCAAGTGGGCTGAAATATGAAAAGGCGAAGGAGTGGAGGATCCCGTGTGTAAACGCCCAATGGCTGTGCGACATTTTACTGGGAAACTTCGAAGCTCTGCGGCAGATCCAGCACAGCAGATACTCTCAGTTCAATTTGCCTGATCCGTTGGCACCCAACCCACATCTTGTGCACAATCTTCTGA GTGCTTGGCGCGTTCCTGTGAAGGTCTCACCGGAGGTGTTGACG AGCTTGCGTCTGCAGCAGAAACAGAAGCAGACGGATGCTAGCTTGCAGCCGCCCAGCAAGAAGCCCAA ACTTGAAGAGTTGCCAACACCTACTAAAAAGCTTCCCCCCGAGTCCACGCCCTACGTGTACTTCACAGGCTTTGAACCACTACATGCTCAGCAGTACATAAAG AAATTGTATGATCTTGGAGGTGAAGTTGCTGACAGCGCTCAGAAGTGCACTCATCTGGTTGCCAACAAAGTGACAAGAACGGTGAAGTTCCTCACTGCAATATCTGTAGTTAAGCACATAGTCACTCCCGAGTGGCTGGAGGAAAGCTGGAAAAGCCAGAAATTTGTGG ATGAGCAGAGCTATATGCTTCGAGATGCAGAGGCAGAGGTGCTGTTCTGTTTCAGTCTGGAGGAGTCACTGAAGAGAGCTCACACAACACCGGTCTTCAAG GGGAAGTATTTCTATATAACACCAGGAATCTGTCCGAGCCCTAACACAATGAAAGTTATAGTGGAGAGCGCCGGAGGGAAAGTGCTCTCGAAGCAGCCCACCTACCGCAAGATCATGGAGCACAAGCAGAACAAG AATTTGCCGGAGATCATTTTAGTATCCTGTGACAACGACCTGCATTTGTGCAGAGagtatttcctgaaaaacattg atgTGCATAATGCTGAGCTGATATTAACAGGAGTGCTGACGCAGTCTTTGGACTACGAATCATATCCTTTTAAAATGCACACAGGCTTTCGcgaataa
- the htr5aa gene encoding 5-hydroxytryptamine (serotonin) receptor 5A, genome duplicate a — MADAIQNSSFNQSSEHENVFRPQTVFSVLTFTLLAMLVVATFIWNMLVLVTILRVRTFHRVPHNLVASMAISDVMVAALVMPLSLVHELNGRRWKLGRALCQVWISFDVLCCTASIWNVTAIALDRYWSITRHLEYTLKTRKKISNVMIGLTWLLSSVISLSPLFGWGETYSEEGMECQVSQEPSYTVFSTFGAFYLPLCVVLFVYWKIYKAAKFRIGSKKTNSITPVAEAGEVKEASRQQPQMVFTVRHATVTFQTDSETWREQKEKRAAVMVGILIGVFVLCWIPFFLTELITPLCSCKIPPIWKSVFLWLGYSNSFFNPLIYTAFNKNYNNAFRNLFSRQR; from the exons ATGGCCGATGCCATCCAGAACAGCTCCTTCAATCAAAGCTCAGAACATGAAAACGTCTTCAGGCCTCAGACCGTGTTCAGTGTCTTGACGTTTACCTTGCTCGCCATGCTTGTGGTCGCCACGTTTATTTGGAACATGCTCGTCCTGGTAACCATTCTCAGAGTCAGAACATTTCATCGCGTGCCCCACAATTTGGTGGCCTCCATGGCCATATCTGATGTTATGGTGGCTGCTCTGGTGATGCCTCTCAGTCTGGTCCATGAGCTCAACGGGCGGCGCTGGAAGCTGGGCCGGGCTCTGTGCCAGGTTTGGATATCTTTCGACGTCCTTTGCTGTACGGCCAGCATTTGGAACGTGACTGCAATAGCCCTTGACCGTTACTGGTCCATAACACGGCACCTGGAGTATACCCTGAAGACCCGCAAGAAGATCTCCAATGTGATGATTGGCCTGACTTGGCTGCTCTCTTCCGTTATCTCCCTCTCCCCGCTGTTTGGCTGGGGTGAGACGTATTCGGAAGAGGGCATGGAGTGCCAGGTGAGCCAGGAACCATCTTACACCGTCTTTTCCACATTTGGGGCCTTCTACCTGCCTCTTTGTGTTGTTCTGTTTGTCTACTGGAAGATATACAAAGCTGCTAAGTTCCGTATTGGATCAAAGAAGACCAACTCCATCACTCCAGTTGCAGAGGCTGGAGAG GTAAAAGAGGCCTCTAGACAACAGCCTCAGATGGTGTTTACAGTGCGTCATGCCACGGTGACTTTCCAGACCGACAGTGAGACGTGGCGAGAACAGAAAGAGAAACGTGCAGCTGTGATGGTGGGCATCCTAATCGGAGTGTTCGTCCTCTGCTGGATCCCCTTCTTTCTCACCGAGCTCATCACGCCGCTGTGCTCCTGCAAAATACCACCAATATGGAAGAGCGTCTTTCTCTGGCTGGGTTACTCCAACTCATTCTTCAACCCTCTCATTTACACAGCCTTCAACAAGAACTACAATAACGCGTTCAGGAATCTCTTCTCGCGACAGCGCTAA